agatatgtgcgctgtgatctacgtcgctcttatagttcagtcgtgtgttagtcggaatattaataatgtgtaacatttctagtgtgaagcgtttgttatagtgttgttcctgttgcagtattttagtctcatcaaagtttggtgtgtggccgctgtctgcacagtgggccatgagtgctgttttttgattattaacttgatggcaaaatttaaaatcagacttatgctgtgaaattctcgttttgagtttggactttgtagtacctatatatatattattgcacgtttcatcgctattgcctttacatggtatcttgtaaactacattatttttttccattattggtattttcgattttgttttgttaaatatgttttttaaagtgttcgtaggtttatgcgcaatttttgtagtttctttatcatagcagtcagattttgctaaacgttctgatagctgcggtacataagccaccgacttgaaaataatgggtttatcgggagtttttggtctatttaaatttttggtttttcttaataaagtttttatggtttttttcggaaaatcattgtttcttagtaatgtgaaaatttcttttttaacttctttgtggtatacttcatctgaagtctgcaacattttccgtatacagccctTTGCTCTATTCATAATCATTGTTTTcggatgttttgaattaaagtttataattcgtcctgatgctgtaggcttttgataccactttagttttaattgatttcctcgtctgtttattatggagtccAGGTATGGTAATTCCTCGTCGTTCTCTAGTTCtatactaaattttatatttttgtcaaaagtgtttagtgtgtcaagtgtgttttgtatttcattttcttttattatcgcgaataggtcgtcgacgtatttggtaagtattcttggtttatgtcgcaacttcagcatagtatcatctaataatttttccataactatatccgctattattggggatgtgggtgcacccatcggcattccttttagttgcgtatagatagtatcattgaatttgaaatatctgctctcttgaatGCAGAATTTAATTATTTCCATGAACAGCGTTTTTGGTATCTTTGTGTATTCTTTAATTGTATTCCATTTCTCTTGTATTATTTCAAGTGCCAATTGTATCGGGATGCTAGGGAAAAGCGAAACTACATCAAAGGAAATAAGCTTTTCATcttcgtatatgtatgtattgtttacTCTTTCTTTAAACTCAATTGTGTTTTTAATATTGTACGTAGAACTCGCCGTTACGTTTTTTAAAATGTCTGCCATATATTTGGACAGTGTGTAAGAAGGTGACCCAATTGCTGAGCATATTGGCCTTAATGGAGTTCCTTCCTTATGAATCTTCGGGAGGCCGTAGATTCTGGGTGGCTGTGCGGTGGTTGTTATCATTCTTTTTCTCTCCATCTTTGTGATTATTTCCATGTTAAAAAGTTTTTCTACTAGTGCATTATTCTTGTTTTGTAAACGTGATGTTGGATCCTGTCTCTGAACTCTATATGTTGTTAGATCCATTAATATAtcttccattttcttattatactCTTCAATTTCCATTGCCACCATTTTATTCCCTTTGTCGGATGTTAAaattctaatgtttttattttcattcaggaATTTCTTAGTTTGCTCCACTGTATCTAAAATTGCTTTGTCTATTGTAcaatgtttgtttgttgttgcatGATTTGATATTAACAAAGAGAGTTTTGTGCGAGCTTCCTCCTGTTGATCTTTGCTTTTTATGCTTTGTATCAAATCTTCGCCGTCTGCTATATATTTAAAGAGAGGGAAATTCTTGTTATCTACAGGTAGTCCGAACTTCGGCCCCTTTGCTAGCAATGCTTGAATATCTGGCGGGAATTccaatttggttttgtttacaaaccactctTTATGCTTGGTGTTGTTGGTGAATACTTCATTTCGTTTCGCTCTAATTTTCTCATATTTCAGCTCTTGACGTTTCTTTAAAGTTGTTGTGGTTTTATTAGCGACATTACTTTCGCTATCCAGTAAttctttgaaatctttttcactcaattgtatttttaatttgttggtTAATTGTTCTCTTTGTTGATTTAATCGTTGCAATATgtagtgtttttgttttataagtAAGCTTAAGACTTTTGTAAGGAAAAAGTGTGTATGTCTGTGTAACATTTTATCTATGTCCGAGTGCTTGTCCAAGTCAGATACAAATAAATTCTTACATCTAGTggagttttttataaaattcggaATAATTTTTGATTTCCTACATTTTAATAGGAACTTAATACTTGATTTtacttttaccaattttttagaTGTAAACTGCAGTTTGTTGATTGTTTctttggcgtttttgttgttgttttttattgtaaCATATCCCATGTTTGGTTGTTTATGCCtgcggcgtgccttccgtctatataaattatgaattttttggcgatcttttatctttaaatatgtatatatagctggctttaggtccgtgttttataattgaaaatttgaaaaataccctttgattcttcttttaaatcgatatatttcgattgctcaacggcaatcatcttcaggattgtagcaactaacaaaaataataaacataacaataaacaaattttgcattttacatttcacataaatacatacttttattaacacgtctgctttgtccaacgtggagtatggtactgttttttagtgagcaggtgtttgtagatatgtgcgctgtgatctacgtcgctcttatagttcattcgtgtgttagtcggaatattaataatgtgtaacatttctagtgtgaagcgtttgttatagtgttgttcctgttgcagtattttagtctcatcaaagtttggtgtgtggccgctgtctgcacagtgggccatgagtgctgttttttgattattaacttgatggcaaaatttaaaatcagacttatgctgtgaaattctcgttttgagtttggactttgtagtacctatatatatattattgcacgtttcatcgctattgcctttacatggtatcttgtaaactacattatttttttccattattggtattttcgattttgttttgttaaatatgttttttaaagtgttcgtaggtttatgcgcaatttttgtagtttctttatcatagcagtcagatttttctaaacgttctgatagctgcggtacataagccaccgacttgaaaataatgggtttatcgggagtttttggtctatttaaatttaaagaagttaaaaaagaaattttcacattactaagaaacaatgattttccgaaaaaaaccataaaaactttattaagaaaaaccaaaaatttaaatagaccaAAAACTCCCGATAAACCCATTATTTTCAAGTCGGTGGCTTATGTACCGCAGCTATCAGAACGTTTAGCAAAATCTGACTGCTATGATAAAGAAACTACAAGAATTGCGCATAAGCCTACGaacactttaaaaaacatatttaacaaaacaaaatcgaaaataccaataatggaaaaaaataatgtagtttacaagataccatgtaaaggcaatagcgatgaaacgtgcaataatatatatataggtcacttatcttgtttggttgattttccgacagggtggataaatgatgtatattggaacgattttccgtcatcccttgtcaaatttggttttgagacaaaccggtttcggcgctgtgccatcatcagtgtcgattttcgttctgatctgttgttgtcatttgtcctgtatttatagttcgtaggtatatgagcaggtattgtcaaattgatgcttgtgtatatttagttatgtgtatgtgatgtgtgttcgttcagaaccgagggtggtttactaatcgatttgtgtggctgactggggtaggtagaaatctgtgattttagtcgtttgaccttctttgtcggttttttgttttggtgtgttaattgttttgtgtttatttgttgttgtgcgtttgtctgttgtacctgtgtgattaagttgtttcctgtaaacaagttttaaaggctcgaatattgtgtcagaaatggtgtttatctgttcgtttattattctaccgtcgaatgttttctgtttgtagatttccatgttttcgagtacgttgagacgtcggcccttttcttgtatgtgaagaaccctaactgttttattgatgtttgctggggaacattcattctcgaccatgtgattcgcgaagttagactcgggtataatgtttggattccgtatttttttgttgtaatctctaatatgttctctgaacctcgttcttatttgccgtcctgtttgtcctatgtaactatgctggcatccgcaggtaagcttgtatacgccgtggctgctaaacggatcctctgagttaatgttagttcttagttttcgccctagattgttcgatgttttgaatgctgtgttaatgttgtattttttaaagaaatttgccaatttatatgttgcttttccagtatatgtcatagtcgtccagctattattttctttttcattatttctttttggttctccatttgtccttctgagcttatctactagtgcttttttatatccgttgtttgcagcgatattatatatgacctcaagttctctcttatatgcctcttgtgtaagaggtgttctttcaagtctatgtaccaagtgccttaatgctgcatttttatgatattgagggtgatttgaggtattgtgtattattgtgtcggtggccgttgactttctatatatgtcatagttaaatcttttggcttctttatcaatatttatcgtgaggtctagatagttgattcctccgtctttttcggtttccattgtaaattttatattgccgtgctgtttgttgaggtactccagtacgagctcttcgttattagtagttaaaacgcatattatgtcatccacgtatctagcataaaatgacacgcctaatttggacttcagctcctgtatgtacttttcttccagattttgcatgaacacttccataagaattgctgatgtggggcttcccattccaagaccgtttgtttgtctatatattttattgttgaatttaaaatagttttgacgtaaagtggttcttagcgtatttgtgatttgcatactttttactttgttttttgtgttatgaactattgttgagctaactatgtccaaagtctccgatagtggtatagatgggtatagatcttttatgtcaaaagataccaatttgctgtttcttgttagctctacggtctcgagtctctctattagttctgttgtgttagctattgcatattcgttccttagctccagagtgtctatcaatatcgtttttaaatatttggacagtttgtaacatggtgccgttttaaaattaatgatgggcctcattggcgtgtccggcttgtggatttttggtagcgcaaccagtggaggagccgaagggttcatttggaccaatctatgtgccatgttagaatctactatatttgttgcattttttatagcaactttgatttgtttttggtattcatctgtgggatcctctctcattctacgacatttcatttcctctatgagatcctcggttttggatatatatttctctttttcgattagcacagtggtgtttcctttgtccgctttcgttgtgacaattttgtttttccttagtttatgccgtagattctttattgttttctcctctgtattcggtttttgtcctttctgtgctttcacctcctttcttatgatttctctgcacatgtgtcttgcgtgctcctgttcttcctgtggtatcaatgatattgcgatctccgcatctacaatcgcttgctccgtttttcttactgtattctggtccatgatattgtgcttcaggcccttttcgagaagttgtgcctcttccttggtaatggccactgttgtgaggttaacgaacttgtcatgaaactggtgagtgttttggttttggttaccctctcgtcgtcctgccagcttgtccaattttcggttcagcgacttgtatttttgttgtagttcctgatcgacctctgtcttaatgcggtcgaagcattccattaatacagtcgtaggtagttgttctgccaatcttaaatggatagataataactcggcatttatctcatccttcttcgagtataagctttccaactcatattttaaaaaatccttttccgcttttctaactgttttcctgctagatttggtatttgcctttattgttatttatgcgaatttcggagtaacattcaattccaggcattgtttgttgaaccaaatgctcgcctttgctttatatattttcagtaggcgtcgcttgtaaattgttagtagtccgttcgcgttcaagttaaaagcctgacaagcaataactgacttatcttgtttggttgattttccgacagggtggataaatgatgtatattggaacgattttccgtcatcccttgtcaaatttggttttgagacaaaccggtttcggcgttgtgccatcatcagtgtcgattttcgttctgatctgttgttgtcatttgtcctgtatttatagttcgtaggtatatgagcaggtattgtcaaattgatgcttgtgtatatttagttatgtgtatgtgctgtgtgttcgttcagaaccgagggtggtttactaatcgatttgtgtggctgactggggtaggtagaaatctgtgattttagtcgtttgaccttctttgtcggttttttgttttggtgtgttaattgttttgtgtttatttgttgttgtgcgtttgtctgttgtacctgtgtgattaagttgtttcctgtaaacaagttttaaaggctcgaatattgtgtcagaaatggtgtttatctgtttgtttattattctaccgtggaatgttttctgtttgtagatttccatgttttcgagtacgttgagacgtcggcccttttcttgtatatgaagaaccctaactgttttattgatgtttgctggggaacattcattctcgaccatgtgattcgcgaagttagactcgggtataatgtttggattccgtatttttttgttgtaatctctaatatgttctctgaacctcgttcttatttgccgtcctgtttgtcctatgtaactatgctggcatccgcaggtaagcttgtatacgccgtggctgctaaacggatcctctgagttaatgttaattcttagttttcgccctagattgttcgatgttttgaatgctgtgttaatgttgtattttttaaagaaatttgccaatttatatgttgcttttccagtatatgtcatagtcgtccagctattattttctttttcattatttctttttggttctccatttgtccttctgagcttatctactagtgcttttttatatccgttgtttgcagcgatattatatatgacctcaagttctctcttatatgcctcttgtgtaagaggtgttctttcaagtctatgtaccaagtgccttaatgctgcatttttatgatgttgagggtgatttgaggtattgtgtattattgtgtcggtggccgttgactttctatatatgtcatagttaaatcttttggcttctttatcaatatttatcgtgaggtctagatagttgattcctccgtctttttcggtttccattgtaaattttatattgccgtgctgtttgttgaggtactccagtacgagctcttcgttattagtagttaaaacgcatattatgtcatccacgtatctagcataaaatgacacgcctaatttggacttcagctcctgtatgtacttttcttccagattttgcatgaacacttccataagaattgctgatgtggggcttcccattccaagaccgtttgtttgtctatatattttattgttgaatttaaaatagttttgacgtaaagtggttcttagcgtatttgtgatttgcacactttttactttgttttttgtgtaccaaaaacaaatcaaagttgctataaaaaatgcaacaaatatagtagattctaacatggcacatagattggtccaaatgaacccttcggctcctccactggttgcgctaccaaaaatccacaagccggacacgccaatgaggcccatcattaattttaaatcggcaccatgttacaaactgtccaaatatttaaaaacgatattgatagacactctggagctaaggaacgaatatgcaatagctaacacaacagaactaatagagagactcgagaccgtagagctaacaagaaacagcaaattggtatcttttgacataaaagatctatacccatctataccactatcggagactttggacatagttagctcaacaataggtcataacacaaaaaacaaagtaaaaagtgtgcaaatcacaaatacgctaagaaccactttacgtcaaaactattttaaattcaacaataaaatatatagacaaacaaacggtcttggaatgggaagccccacatcagcaattcttatggaagtgttcatgcaaaatctggaagaaaagtacatacaggagctgaagtccaaagtaggcgtgtcattttatgctagatacgtggatgacataatatgcgttttaactactaataacgaagagctcgtactggagtacctcaacaaacagcacggcaatataaaatttacaatggaaaccgaaaaagacggaggaatcaactatctagacctcacgataaatattgataaagaagccaaaagatttaactatgacatatatagaaagtcaacggccaccgacacaataatacacaatacctcaaatcaccctcaacatcataaaaatgcagcattaaggcacttggtacatagacttgaaagaacacctcttacacaagaggcatataagagagaacttgaggtcatatataatatcgctgcaaacaacggatataaaaaagcactagtagataagctcagaaggacaaatggagaaccaaaaagaaataatgaaaaagaaaataatagctggacgactatgacatatactggaaaagcaacatataaattggcaaatttctttaaaaaatacaacattaacacagcattcaaaacatcgaacaatctagggcgaaaactaagaattaACATTAAcccagaggatccgtttagcagccacggcgtatacaagcttacctgcggatgccagcatagttacataggacaaacagaacggcaaataagaacgaggttcagagaacatattagagattacaacaaaaaaatacggaatccaaacattatacccgagtctaacttcgcgaatcacatggtcgagaatgaatgttccccagcaaacatcaataaaacagttagggttcttcatatacaagaaaagggccgacgtctcaacgtactcgaaaacatggaaatctacaaacagaaaacattccacggtagaataataaacgaacagataaacaccatttctgacacaatattcgagcctttaaaacttgtttacaggaaacaacttaatcacacaggtacaacagacaaacgcacaacaacaaataaacacaaaacaattaacacaccaaaacaaaaaaccgacaaagaaggtcaaacgactaaaatcacagatttctacctaccccagtcagccacacaaatcgattagtaaaccaccctcggttctgaacgaacacacagcacatacacataactaaatatacacaagcatcaatttgacaatacctgctcatatacctacgaactataaatacaggacaaatgacaacaacagatcagaacgaaaatcgacactgatgatggcacaacgccgaaaccggtttgtctcaaaaccaaatttgacaagggatgacggaaaatcgttccaatatacatcatggaAAATCTATATTCAGTACCTtgaaatatgtacgtatgtatatcaaCATTGACTAacttagaattttttaaaattcttttgTCGCTATTTACCTGTTTTTAGTTATATAAActgtgaattgtttttgtttaaaacaCTGTTCATTTTCGATTTTTATAtgtttctaaataaataaatgaaaaaataatttgtgtttttttatgcGGAAAATTTGTCCTTTTCTGCCAAAAATTTTGCTCATTTTAGCAACTTTTATGTTTTTAGTACATTTGTCCTCCTTTTTCTCCAAAAAATTCTGGTCAGCTTAgttataggcgttggttccacaatacagttaaagagatggttggcaaTCGCAAGTATACCGCCTAAGCAGTAACATCGTTTTGTTAAAAATGTCGCCATAACTACACACTCGTTTAAGTGTAAAACGGTTTTGTGAAAAAGAAATGTGCTATGTAAagtaaaatttatagattttgttcaattaaaattaacttttttaaaaaggcATTCGTGTATAAAAAACATTAATAATATGTAACATTAAAATTGAATTTGTATAAGATAATGGAGCTACAATACAAGACTTTAAACTTTGTATAATGGAAGAAATATTCTGTATGAAATAACGGAGCTACGAAACTGTAAAAAGAACAGTAATGGTGCGATTGGTTCTACTTATCATTAAAATCgaaagttaaaataaatacataaaatactaataaaaaaaaattagtaatatAGATAAATAAAACAGTTATGGACAACATTTAATACAAAATCTTCGCATGAAGCTACATGGATAATCAAAAGAGAGATATCTATTACACTGGAACTTTTTAAATTGTATATGAATACAACTTGACATGAGACATTAACTGTAAATTGgaaaaatataaactaaattGGACAAAAGTACAAAGATTGGATAcgataaaagtttaatttattatatgAACTATTCATATAACGGGATAGAGATTATACCTTACATATAAATTGTGATAACATATAACTCCACAAAGGACAAAAAGTACAAGTAACGGGATTGAAAATACCCTTATCATATattaatgtacagtcatgtacacatgtAACCGGATAGAAATTCACATAATACATAATTAAATGTAtggttatgtacatatattcacatTTTACATATAATTGCTACGCTATATAAACCAAAAGAATAACGGGATTGAAAATATCCTTATTATATActaatgtacagtcatgtacacataatcagaataatatataatataacacCTGACACGAcgaaaatacttttacaaaaataaaataaacgaaaaataattaCCCCAATTGGATTAAAATCAACAATTGAATGGACTAGATTTAAGAAATTACTGgcaaaaaaagcataaaataataactatagcAAGCGCATTGCAGTGTAAATATTAGCAAATAAGTATTGCATAACAACTATAACAAGCGCATTACAATACCTTGTCTAACCCGGTTttaactttacaattaaacaagATAAAAGTTCTTCACCAAAGTTGAGGTGGAATATACATTTACAAAAATTAGTTTAAGTAAATATTGGcaaaaaagcataaaataatAACTATAACAAGCGCTTTGCAGTGTAAATATTAGTAAATAAGCATAGCAGAACAATTATAACAAGCGAATTACAATACCTTGTCTAACCTGATTTCAACTttataattaaacaaatttctacgatTGGAAGTGCAACTTTAtgattaaaatattaataatatacaTAAAGAAAACAAGTCACCACTTGGAATTACCCAAAAAGCTgaattatttaacaaattaacatg
The DNA window shown above is from Eurosta solidaginis isolate ZX-2024a chromosome 2, ASM4086904v1, whole genome shotgun sequence and carries:
- the LOC137242537 gene encoding uncharacterized protein, producing MEDILMDLTTYRVQRQDPTSRLQNKNNALVEKLFNMEIITKMERKRMITTTAQPPRIYGLPKIHKEGTPLRPICSAIGSPSYTLSKYMADILKNVTASSTYNIKNTIEFKERVNNTYIYEDEKLISFDVVSLFPSIPIQLALEIIQEKWNTIKEYTKIPKTLFMEIIKFCIQESRYFKFNDTIYTQLKGMPMGAPTSPIIADIVMEKLLDDTMLKLRHKPRILTKYVDDLFAIIKENEIQNTLDTLNTFDKNIKFSIELENDEELPYLDSIINRRGNQLKLKWYQKPTASGRIINFNSKHPKTMIMNRAKGCIRKMLQTSDEVYHKEVKKEIFTLLRNNDFPKKTIKTLLRKTKNLNRPKTPDKPIIFKSVAYVPQLSERLAKSDCYDKETTKIAHKPTNTLKNIFNKTKSKIPIMEKNNVVYKIPCKGNSDETCNNIYIGTTKSKLKTRISQHKSDFKFCHQVNNQKTALMAHCADSGHTPNFDETKILQQEQHYNKRFTLEMLHIINIPTNTRLNYKSDVDHSAHIYKHLLTKKQYHTPRRTKQTC